GTTTGCAGAGTTCATCTTCTTATGAAATAATTCACATTCTAAACCTGTTTATTAGTAAGTCCAAGAAGCAGGGCTTGGCTAAAAGGCCAGCTAccgggctactgttggtcaaagaaggagaggaggaaggcgtgtccatagggagagagagaagaggaaagccaagagtgtatgACTGACAGTAGAGGCTTTGAATGTTGGGAAGGCTAGAGAGGTGGTTCACaagatgcagagaaggaaggtgaaTATACTGTGAGTCTAAGAGACCAGCTGGAAAGGTaccaaggctagaagcttatgagcagggttcaagttgttttaccatagTTTGGATAGGAAAACAAATGGAGTAGTAGTtctcctgaaagaggagtttttaAGGAACgttctggaggtgaaaagagGCATAAATAAGTTGATGAGTCTGACGCTGTAAATTGAAtgagtgatgttcaatgttgttactggttatgccccacaggtaggatgtgagttagaagagaatcagaaattctggagtgagttagatgaagtgatgcagagcatcgccagaggtgagagagtggtgattggtgcagatttcaatggacatgtaggtgaagggaacagaggtgatgagaatgtgatgggcatgtttggtcttcaggacaggaacacaggaCAGATGGTGGAAGACTTTGCAAAGATGATGGACATGGCTGTAGTGAAAACTTTCTTCGAGAAGAGGCAGGAagatagggtgacatataaatggtctgcacttttatagcacttttctacctaccAGTGTGttagcactcaaagcgctttacattgctgaaaatgaaagaggaTAAAaaggtgtggagcaggaagtaaagatTAGTAGGAGACAGTCTACAGTCGCAGAGAAGTATATTTAGAGCGATGTAGGatatgtatgagagctgtaagatcGTGGTgcggtgtgctgtaggtgtgacagaggagttcaaggtggaggctGGTCTGTATCAAGGATCTGAGTCCCTTATTTTGTtgtcagatagataagatttaaaccaacctagtgcagttcctttaatcccaatttaaTGTTCCAgtgtctgtaataaaatgttgtgaccAACATCAaaatctaacagaacaagtatagagactagcccattatctgaggccaagggAAGCTCgttgtttctgtactatgatgactctaaatcctgactgaaagtcttcatacaaattattcctgtacagttGGTTGCATAATTggtttgcaactactttttcaattattttagaaataaaggggaaattggatattggtctgtaattggctaaaacacctgggtcaagacagggttttttaagtaatggctTAATTATAACTaacttataggcctgtggtacatagcctgtttctaaagatagattaatgatgtctaatacgaacgtatctattaagggtaaagcttatTTAAGCAGTGCAGTTGGAATAGAATCTAGCAGATGGGTTTTTACTTTAggtgaggtaataattgaagttagctcagtaagatctatgggtaaaaagcagtctaacagggattggggccttattgatgattctagcactgctgtacatgaagatctatctgtaatatttggggggaggatctggtgaattctttctctaatagctacaattttattcataaagaaagtcatgaagtcattgctgctcagagttaagggaatagtaggctcaacagaactatggctcttagtcagcctggctacagtgctgaacaaaaaccgggggttgttcttgttttcttctattaatgatgaataatatgctgttctggcatcactgagggcttttttgtacagttttaaactgttttcccAGGCTATTTTAGAGTCTGAGTGCAGTTTACTGCAGTTATATGTGAACTGTGTACAAGTTCGACTGATGTAACAGTTTTAGAAATTAgatcatattattcatcatattTTGTCTGATGTCAAACAGCTTTGATAAAGATGTGATTTTTGTTCCCTATTACCACAGCTAAAAGCACGTAATGGGACACTGCTTCCATCTAGTGGCTATAACGTGCAACAAAAACATGTGAGGTCATAAAGAGTAAAAAACTTTCTATGATggatatgtatgtatatatgtatgaaaaagttttgtcttttctggCTAGTTTACAGGTGTATGCAAAAACTCTGTCAGTGCTCTTACCAGCTACTTGGATTGTCACCATTCCATGATCTCAGTTGTCAAAATTTTGTCACCGTCCTGAATTAAAACACTGTCAAACTTCTGGAAAGTACAAAGCGGGTATCTCTCTGCTCAAAAGACCGATAACAGACAACATTTTGCTAAAGAGCAGAACACTGCTTTAATTTAGAAAggtcacaaaaacaacacacattacattatTCACAGGTTGTGATTAGAAAACAACATGCCCAATATGCCCttaacttttttgagatttgagcaattttttctcaaaaaacaatttcacacGGCTGCATGTTTGCAATAGAAATGAAGATTCACAGAAAAAAGTGGACTTCTGTGATGCAAATTTTTCTCAGTATTAATCTTATATTCAGTTTCCATTTCCATTCCATTTCCATAGTCCGTTTAGAAAGGTGCCATCAAAGGTTATGGTAATTCACCTTACAGCAGTGAGAAATATTCCCTTCTAAAGATTTTTCAGTAGGGCTCATCATTCTATACaatcaaaaaaagtaaaaaaaaatatttttgatttattggtAAATTTTGCAGCTTATTTATGGAATTTTAGTGTCCTTATAGCACTAGCTTAAgatgcatattgtagctttaaatacaaCTGCCACAGTGAACTACATCAAAAGATTAAAGCATAAAAATggtttttaacatgtttgatTTCACTCACTGCTGAAACTGCTTCTCCATATGATGGTTAAAACTCCCTTAGACTTCATAAAAGATAAGAAATCTAGGCAAATGATTCTTAGCAATGTTTTATTAAGGGTTAAacactacagtatgtgtagGTGCACAAACAGTGACTGTAAGATCTATGTAACCTGACAGAGTCAAAGAAAAGCAATGTAGGAATGTTGTAAGTCCCCCAAAATTTAaagagtttaaagaaaaaataaataaatcaaaccaTTACACTGAAAATAGTCTAATCCTGCGAGACTATACATACAAGGTGCTTAATAGATGTAACcaaatgcattgttttaaaGGAACTGAAAGAAATTTGACTATAACTAATACACTATGTCTAGTTCACGTTTTTCCCCCCCCAGAGAACAGAGACACTCTGAAGGCTTCGATTTTTTGCTGAGTGAAGAGTCCTCATACCAGACCCAGAGAAGGTCAACAGATGCAATTAAACTGGTAACAAAGAATCTCAGATGAAAAATCTGCATGTCGTTATTACATCTCAAATGCAAGACACCTCTCATTTTCCTCGTTCTCATCACGATATATGACATATGTAACAGTCTGAGGTCAACATTTTCCAAAGGCATTAGAGCCTATGAATAATCAATTTACAGTTAGGGCTGACTGGCTGAGAAGTAAAAAGAGCAGCTGAATCAGCTGAATCAGTTGAAGAACATTAGCCAGATTAATGGTTTTGTCCATTCATAGTGGGTCCAGGGATCtttgaaaatttaaatgtcttCAGTTCTCATGTTTTACTGGTCCTTTATACTGTGAACTGGGTCCACCAGTTTGTTATGAACATGCATTAAACCTacaaggaaaaaagtaaaaacagagtaAATAAGATCGGTGCAAATATTTACATccacttattttgaaatgtcaaatagtaaaacaaagtttattttcGATTAACATAATAGTTAATGCACACTTAgcaagaaaaataatgaaaattatgtttgtgcaaaagtttgcacccccaataaatgaatgaaaaatttTAGATTAAAGAACAATTGAATAAatatgttgaattttttttttttttactctaaattgttaaattaaattgatgCAAATTTTCACTATTGTGCAACAGGAACTATGTCCTTCCTAcggattttttccccccttttttgtCCTAATTTTTGTTAAACCATGGGACTGTAAAAAAGTATGTTTGTCTGGGGTTACATTGCCTTAAACCTGTTATGATCatatttgtattacatttttacactaaaactaaattaaagagGCTACTCTCATTAAACAGAATAAAGATTGTATTTGTGATACCTTTgaagtattttacagtttttactcGAAGCTCCAAGGTGGCATCTTCGTCACAGACAAATATGGTGCGCGGGTGCTGCTGGAAAGCGGAAACTGTCCACATGTGGTTGACTCCCTCCTCTATTGCTTTATACAGAGCAAACGCTTTGTGCGCCCCTATGATCAGGATCATCACCTGAGCAGAGGACAACAGTGTAATAATTAGTCAGAACCAGGTAAGTAGGaacatattaataaatgttGCAAATACTGGTTTGACAGTGATTGTGGACATAATTCATGTTGGATTTGAGCTAAATATGGgatttgtttacaaaaataagtCAAATTAGCCTTCATATATATCCTTGAACAGTAGAGGGCAGTGCTGAATTTTTAAAGGACATCAATCTGATACATCAAACATGCATGTTGAGGAagccattttgtgttttaagctCCAGCTTAACTTTTGTGATGATGGGTCCTCATATTACCTTAATAAGAAAGCTCCGAATATGGTTGTTAGAAAAATATGTAGATGaaatcacacatttttgtgAGGGTTTTGTGAGCCTCGTCCatctaaaaatgcatttcagaGTTCCATGAGACTCATTACACCGCAACAGTGGCACTGGGCTACATAGATTCTGAATCTGTTCTCCTGAGCTATGCTGGGGGCTATAAGTTCAAACAAACTAATAGTTGTGTCAGACTTGAATTTTAGGATTTCACAATGAAGCACACATGTATGAACTAAAGTACATGGATAAAAACTGCAGAATAAGGGAATtcaatcaaaacacaaatgcataccCACTGTCCTAATCTGTCGGTCAACATAAGAGTCAGCAAACAGTGTATTTAAGTCCATTTTGATCAATTTTAGCCATGACCTACTCCTTTAAGGATCTCAGAGGAAATCCATAGATCACTAAGtcatcacttttttctttaaagtcaaaaaactaaaacacttttCTCAATTAACAATTTGTAAAGAAAGCCAGTCACTGAACAAACCAATGCATGActtgtcttctttctcttccaGTGATATGATTCACAGTTGAACtttgaattacattttctcAAATGAATGAGGGCTGTACAGCATGGCCTGCATTTCTTACAGTATAGTCATATTCTGTGTGGTAAACTATAAACACTGTAGAAAGCAGGAAAATTACCGTAAGCCTGTTTCATATGCATAAACAGCACTCAATTCTCTAATAAGACCATTAATAGGACCATTAAATTTGGTCACATAAGATTATGTTATTGCAAGACTATAGTGGAATAAATTAGCTGCCTTTCAATCTGACCTCCTTGGCATTCATGACAGTTCCTACTCCCACAGTCAAAGCCATGGTGGGAACCTTGGCAAGGTCATTACCAAAGAAACGAGCATTGGCAACAATGGTGTCTTTAGCCAGGGTTTTCACTCTGGTCCTGGAAACAAGGCTGGAGCCTGGCTCATTGAATGCAATGTGACCATCAGGGCCAATACCTacaaaaagacaattaaaagaaaccaaactaagactgacagagagagagtctTTACAAGAGACCATATGACATTTTCaatagacaaaaatataaaaattgttcACTTACCTCCCACAAACAATTCTATTCCTCCAGCCTCTGCAATCTTCTGCTCATAGGCTTGACATTCAGCATCCAGATCCTCTGCATTTCCGTCCAGGATGTGAGCATTGGTTGGATTGATGTCGATGTGCTTGAAGAAGTTGTTCCACATGTAAGAGTGGTAGCTCTCTGGATGAGCACGAGGTAAACCTGGAGGACAAAGTGTCAGCCTTTTTACAGCAGTGAGCTGCAATGCCAAAATCCAGTCTCCAAACGAATAGTCtcaaatttgttgttgttgagaatTTTCTCTGAAACACTTCAAATCATATGACAAGGCTGTTTGAAGCTGAATGGAATAAGTCCAAAAATCATTTAACTTACCTACATATTCATCCATGTTGAAAGTTTTCACATATTTGAATGAAATATCTCCATTTCTGTAGTACTCAATTAACTTCTGGTAACACCCATAAGGAGTACTCCCTGAAATGAAAGAATCCATATAAATACACTGCAGTAATTGTTTTCCAAATAAAGTACTACTGGTGCGCTGGTGAAGACAGTCACCTGTGGGTAAGCCCAGTGTGAAGTATCTTTCAGCAGAGGGCTTGAACTGGATGATTCTGTTACGAATGTATTTTGCTGCCCACTCACTGGCCAGTTCATAGTCGTC
This genomic stretch from Channa argus isolate prfri unplaced genomic scaffold, Channa argus male v1.0 Contig023, whole genome shotgun sequence harbors:
- the LOC137115700 gene encoding glucosamine-6-phosphate isomerase 2 isoform X1, which gives rise to MRLVILDDYELASEWAAKYIRNRIIQFKPSAERYFTLGLPTGSTPYGCYQKLIEYYRNGDISFKYVKTFNMDEYVGLPRAHPESYHSYMWNNFFKHIDINPTNAHILDGNAEDLDAECQAYEQKIAEAGGIELFVGGIGPDGHIAFNEPGSSLVSRTRVKTLAKDTIVANARFFGNDLAKVPTMALTVGVGTVMNAKEVMILIIGAHKAFALYKAIEEGVNHMWTVSAFQQHPRTIFVCDEDATLELRVKTVKYFKGLMHVHNKLVDPVHSIKDQ
- the LOC137115700 gene encoding glucosamine-6-phosphate isomerase 2 isoform X2; this translates as MDEYVGLPRAHPESYHSYMWNNFFKHIDINPTNAHILDGNAEDLDAECQAYEQKIAEAGGIELFVGGIGPDGHIAFNEPGSSLVSRTRVKTLAKDTIVANARFFGNDLAKVPTMALTVGVGTVMNAKEVMILIIGAHKAFALYKAIEEGVNHMWTVSAFQQHPRTIFVCDEDATLELRVKTVKYFKGLMHVHNKLVDPVHSIKDQ